In Thermus antranikianii DSM 12462, the DNA window TACCGCCACTTCCCCCACGTCCACCAGGCGGCGGACGTAGGGCTTAAGGAAAGCCGGGTAATACCGAGATTCCCGATCCCTAGGGACCTTCAGGTCCACCTGGCCAAAGGCGGTCTCCAGCTTGCGGGGGTAGTAGCCGTTCCTGCGGCCTCCGTGCACCTGCAAGAAGGCCGTCCGGTCCAACTCCAGAACCGTCTGCAAAACCTCGGCCACCGTCTCCCGCACCGCTTCCCTCAGCAAGATTCGCAAGGTATCCTGGTCCACGGGGCACCTCCTCGTGCTAAGGTGTGCCCCCCTATTAAACACGGACCCTTACACATAAATCCTTACACGACCGGGTGGAGAGGGAGGTGACCCCGCTATGCGAAAGGGTCTGCTTTCTCTGGCTGTCCTTTTTCTGGCCGCATGTGCTCCTCAGGTGACGACCAAGGTAGACTCGGGACTTTCACCGGATAATCCCTATGCCACCTATACGGGTCCTAGGGCAAAGGTCGTGGTTGCCTCGTTTTCATGCAAAGCGGAGAAGTGTGGACCCGGTGTGGATTCTTCTCAGGTTGGTGCGGCTGTTTTGGGTAAGCTGTTTGGAATAGAGGTTTCAACGAGCCGAGGAGACGTGGGAGCTGGGATTTCTGATATGCTCACCACGGCGCTGATTAACACCAATCATTTTATCGTGTATGAACGGTCCGTCCTCGAGCAACTACAGAAAGAAGCAGGTATAGGCAACCAAGTTCAGCAACTTCAGGGCGCGGAAATCCTCATTACTGGAACCATCACCGCCTTTGAGCCCGATGCTAGTGGTACACGGGGTGGGGGCGGTGGACTCTTGGGGGGTCTACTAGGTGCGGTGGCGGGCGGCCAGAAGAAGGCCTATGTGGCTGTGGATTTCCGAGCGGTTGATGTCCGCACGGGGGCCGTGGTGGCCGCTTTCCGCGTGGAAGGGGAGGCTTCCGATACCGACTTTGGCGGCCTGCTTGGTGCCCTGGTACCCGGGGCCGCCCTGGGCGGGGCCCTAAGCCAGTATCAAAAGACCCCCATGGGTAAGGCCCTTGCGGTCATGGTGAGCAAAGCGGTGGAGGAGCTCATCCGGCGCATACCCCCCTCCTACTTTAAGTACGGTCCGGACGGCCAGCCCCTGCCCCAAAAGGGCTAGGAAGGCCCGTCTTCGCGGGGATGGCGGCCACCCTTGGCCGCCATCCCCCTTCTTGACAACGAGAACAGGCTGGGGCATCCTGTATACAGGATGCAGACCCTAGGCTTTCGCCGGCCCAACCAGGTGCGGGAGGCCGTGTACCGGCACCTCAAGGACCTTCTCCTCTCCGGGCGGTTCGCCCCTGGGGAAAGGCTTTCCGAGCCCCTCTTGGCCCAGGAGCTCGGGGTTTCCCGCACCCCCGTGCGGGAGGCCCTCATGCGCCTTGCCGAGGAGGGCTTGGTGGAGCTGGTGCCGGGCCGGGGGGCCAGGGTGCGGATCTTCAGCCCGGAGGAGGTGGAGGAGGTCTACGGGGTGCGGGCCCTTCTAGAAGGGGAGGCGGCCCGGGAGGCGGCCCTTAGGGCCACCCCTTGGGAGCTTGCCGACCTCGAGGCCCGCCTTAAAGCCATTGACGAAGCTCCCCCTGAGGACTACCCCGAGCAGATGCGCCGGGACCTGGAGTTCCACCGGGCCTTGGTGCGGCTTTCCGGGAACAAGACCCTCTACCGCCTCTACGAGGACCTCCTTTCCAGCTTGGCCCTGGTCCGGAGCGCCCTGCCCACCCTTTCCCAGGAGGAGACCACCCGCAAGGAGCACCAGGCCATCCTCGAGGCCCTGAGGAGGCGGGACCCTGAAGGGGCCAAAAGGGCGGTGGAGGCCCACGTGTACCGGTTCCGCGACCTGGTGGTGGCCAGGCTTAGGAAAGGAGGGATATGAACCTGGATTTGTTCTATCGGCAGGCGGTGCTTTCCGTGGCCGGGAACCCCAAGGTGGAGGCCCTCATCAAGACCCGGGCCAGAAGCCTGGTGCGGCGCTATGTGGCGGGGGAGACCTTGGAGGAAGCCCTCTTGGTAGCGGAGAGACTGGAGGCCCAGGGGGTCCACGCCATCTTGGACCTCCTGGGAGAAATGGTGAGAAGCGAGGAGGAGGCCCGCGCTTTCCAGAAGGGGATCCTGGAGCTCATCCGGGCGGTGGCCGGGCGCCCCTGGCCCAAATACGTGTCCTTAAAGCTTACCCAGCTTGGGCTGGACCTCTCCGAGGCTCTGGCTTTAGAACTTCTTCGGGAAATCCTTAAGGAGGCGGAGCCCAAGGGGGTCTTCGTGCGGATAGACATGGAGGACTCTCCCCGGGTGGAGGCTACCCTGCGCATCTACAAGGCCTTGCGGGAGGAGGGCTTCAGCGGGGTGGGGGTGGTTTTGCAAAGCTACCTGTTCCGCACGGAAAAGGACTTCTGGGAGCTACTCCCTTACCGGCCCAACCTGCGCCTGGTGAAGGGAGCCTACCGGGAGCCCAAGGAGGTGGCCTTCCAGGATAAGCGCCTCATCGACGCCGAGTTTTTGCACCTGGGGAAGCTAGCCCTGAAGGAAGGGCTTTACGTGGCCTTCGCCACCCACGATCCCAGGCTCATCGCTGAGGTGAAGCGGTACACCGGGGCCATGGGCATCCCCAAGGACCGCTTTGAGTTCCAGCTCCTCTACGGGGTGCGCCCCGAGGAACAAAGGCGCCTGGCCCAGGAGGGCTACACCGTGCGGGCCTACGTGCCCTACGGCACCCACTGGTACCCCTACCTAAGCCGGCGCATCGCCGAACGACCCGAAAACCTGTTTTTGGTGCTAAGGAGCCTCCTAGGAGGCTAAAGGAAAAGGAGGTAAGGCATGACGGTGGAACCTTTCCGCAACCAGCCCATAGAAACCTTCCAGACGGAGGAGGCCAAGCGGGAGATGCGGGAGGCCTTAAGGCGGGTCAGGGCCGAGTTTGGCCGCCATTATGGCCTCTACATCGATGGGGCCTGGGTGGATACCCAGGAGAAGATCCAGTCCCTAAACCCCTCGGCCCCGAGCGAGGTGGTGGGGAGCACCGCCAAGGCGGGGCTTTCCGAGGCGGAAGCCGCTCTGGAGGCGGCCTGGAGAGCCTTTAAAACCTGGAAGGACTGGCCCCAGGAGGACCGGAGCCGCCTCCTCCTAAAGGCGGCGGCCCTCATGAAAAGGAGGCGGCGGGAGCTGGAGGCCACCTTGGTCTACGAGATCGGCAAGAACTGGCTCGAGGCCAGCGCCGAGGTGGCCGAGGCCATCGACTTTCTGGAGTACTATGCCCGCCAGGCCCTCAAGTACAAGTACCCCTCCGTGGAGGTGGTGCCCTACCCCGGGGAGGATAACGAAAGCTTTTACATACCCTTGGGGGCTGGGGTGGTCATCGCCCCCTGGAACTTTCCCATCGCCATCTTCACCGGCATGCTGGCTGGGCCCGTGGCGGTGGGGAACACCGTGGTGGCCAAGCCCGCGGAGGACACGGTGGTCATCGCCGCCAAGGTCTTTGAGATCCTTCACGAGGCAGGCTTCCCCCCAGGGGTGGTGAACTTCCTACCTGGCAAGGGAAGCGAGGTGGGGGCTTATCTGGTGGAGCATCCCAGGACCCGGTTCATCAACTTCACCGGGAGCCTCGAGGTGGGGCTTTGGATCCACGAGAGGGCGGCCAAGCTGGCCCCGGGCCAGCGCTGGATCAAGCGGGTATTCCTGGAGCTCGGTGGCAAGGACGCCATCATCGTGGATGAAACCGCCGATTTTGACGCGGCCACCGAGGGGATCCTCATCTCCGCCTACGGCTTCCAGGGGCAGAAGTGCTCGGCAGCAAGCCGGCTCATCGTCACGGAGAAGGCCTTTGA includes these proteins:
- the pruA gene encoding L-glutamate gamma-semialdehyde dehydrogenase, which encodes MTVEPFRNQPIETFQTEEAKREMREALRRVRAEFGRHYGLYIDGAWVDTQEKIQSLNPSAPSEVVGSTAKAGLSEAEAALEAAWRAFKTWKDWPQEDRSRLLLKAAALMKRRRRELEATLVYEIGKNWLEASAEVAEAIDFLEYYARQALKYKYPSVEVVPYPGEDNESFYIPLGAGVVIAPWNFPIAIFTGMLAGPVAVGNTVVAKPAEDTVVIAAKVFEILHEAGFPPGVVNFLPGKGSEVGAYLVEHPRTRFINFTGSLEVGLWIHERAAKLAPGQRWIKRVFLELGGKDAIIVDETADFDAATEGILISAYGFQGQKCSAASRLIVTEKAFEPLMERVLKRAERLVVGPAEENPDLGPVASQAQEKKVLSYIEIGKGEGQLVLGGRRLEGEGYFIAPTIFTEVSPTARIAQEEIFGPVLSVIRVKDFGEALEVANNTVYGLTGGVYSRKREHLERARREFHVGNLYFNRKITGALVGVQPFGGFNLSGTDTKAGGPDYLLHFLQMKTVAERF
- a CDS encoding proline dehydrogenase, which encodes MNLDLFYRQAVLSVAGNPKVEALIKTRARSLVRRYVAGETLEEALLVAERLEAQGVHAILDLLGEMVRSEEEARAFQKGILELIRAVAGRPWPKYVSLKLTQLGLDLSEALALELLREILKEAEPKGVFVRIDMEDSPRVEATLRIYKALREEGFSGVGVVLQSYLFRTEKDFWELLPYRPNLRLVKGAYREPKEVAFQDKRLIDAEFLHLGKLALKEGLYVAFATHDPRLIAEVKRYTGAMGIPKDRFEFQLLYGVRPEEQRRLAQEGYTVRAYVPYGTHWYPYLSRRIAERPENLFLVLRSLLGG
- a CDS encoding transposase, which gives rise to MFNRGAHLSTRRCPVDQDTLRILLREAVRETVAEVLQTVLELDRTAFLQVHGGRRNGYYPRKLETAFGQVDLKVPRDRESRYYPAFLKPYVRRLVDVGEVAV
- a CDS encoding GntR family transcriptional regulator, with amino-acid sequence MQTLGFRRPNQVREAVYRHLKDLLLSGRFAPGERLSEPLLAQELGVSRTPVREALMRLAEEGLVELVPGRGARVRIFSPEEVEEVYGVRALLEGEAAREAALRATPWELADLEARLKAIDEAPPEDYPEQMRRDLEFHRALVRLSGNKTLYRLYEDLLSSLALVRSALPTLSQEETTRKEHQAILEALRRRDPEGAKRAVEAHVYRFRDLVVARLRKGGI
- a CDS encoding CsgG/HfaB family protein, with protein sequence MRKGLLSLAVLFLAACAPQVTTKVDSGLSPDNPYATYTGPRAKVVVASFSCKAEKCGPGVDSSQVGAAVLGKLFGIEVSTSRGDVGAGISDMLTTALINTNHFIVYERSVLEQLQKEAGIGNQVQQLQGAEILITGTITAFEPDASGTRGGGGGLLGGLLGAVAGGQKKAYVAVDFRAVDVRTGAVVAAFRVEGEASDTDFGGLLGALVPGAALGGALSQYQKTPMGKALAVMVSKAVEELIRRIPPSYFKYGPDGQPLPQKG